Proteins from one Mustela erminea isolate mMusErm1 chromosome 20, mMusErm1.Pri, whole genome shotgun sequence genomic window:
- the ATXN2L gene encoding ataxin-2-like protein isoform X1: protein MLKPQPPQQTSQPQQPPPTPQAAARRPPGGASPPNGGLPGPLASSSAPAGPPAAASPCLGPAAAAGSGLRRGAEGIVAPQPPPPQQHQERPGAAAVGSARGQSTGKGPPQSPVFEGVYNNSRMLHFLTAVVGSTCDVRVKNGTTYEGIFKTLSSKFELAVDAVHRKASEPAGGPRREDIVDTMVFKPSDVMLVHFRNVDFNYATKDKFTDSAIAMNSKVNGEHKEKVLQRWEGGDSNSDDYDLESDMSNGWDPNEMFRFNEENYGVKTTYDSSLSSYTVPLEKDNSEEFRQRELRAAQLAREIESSPQYRLRIAMENDDGRTEEEKHSAVQRQGSGRESPGLAAREGKYIPLPQRVREGPRGGVRCSSSRGGRPGLSSLPPRGPHHLDSSSPGPGSETRGINGGPSRMSPKAQRPLRGGAKTLSSPSSRPSGEASVAPPPAAFPFLPVGRMYPPRSPKSAAPAPVSASCPDAPTGSAVPTSSASVPVTSSVVDPAVGSISPASPKISLAPTDVKELPAKEPGRTLESQELSRIAGKVPGLQNEQKRFQLEELRKFGAQFKLQPGGSPDSGLDPFPPRVVKEEAKGREEEVGGLLTSEPVGSPVPSKTESASDKEDKPPLPPAGGTEGPEPPPPPCPSQTGSPPVGLLKGEDKDEGPVAEQVKKSTLNPNAKEFNPTKPLLSVNKSTSTPTSPGPRTHSTPSIPVLTAGQSGLYSPQYISYIPQIHMGPAVQAPQMYPYPVSNSVPGQQGKYRGAKGSLPPQRSDQHQPASAPPMMQAAAAAGPPLVAATPYSSYIPYTPQQFPGQPAMMQPMAHYPSQPVFAPMLQSNPRMLTSGSHPQAIVSSSTPQYPSAEQPTPQALYATVHQSYPHHATQLHAHQPQPATTPTGSQPQSQHAAPSPVQHQAGQAPHLGSGQPQQNLYHPGALTGTPPSLPPGPSAQSPQSSFPQPAAVYAIHAHQQLPHGFTNMAHVTQAHVQTGITAAPPPHPGAPHPPQVMLLHPPQSHGGPPQGAVPQSGVPALSASTPSPYPYIGHPQGEQPGQAPGFPGGPDDRIREFSLAGGMWHGRADGLPVGQDARVLGGE, encoded by the exons ATGTTGAAGCCTCAGCCGCCACAACAGacctcccagccccagcagccgCCCCCCACGCCACAGGCCGCGGCCCGCCGGCCTCCCGGGGGCGCCAGCCCTCCCAACGGCGGCCTCCCGGGGCCCCTGGCCTCCAGCTCGGCTCCCGCAGGGCCTCCCGCGGCCGCTTCGCCCTGCCTGGGGCCTGCAGCCGCCGCCGGGAGCGGGCTCCGCCGGGGAGCCGAGGGCATCGTGGCGCCGCAGCCCCCGCCGCCGCAGCAGCATCAGGAGAGGCCGGGGGCTGCGGCTGTCGGCAGCGCCAG gGGACAGAGCACAGGAAAGGGACCCCCACAGTCTCCG GTGTTCGAGGGTGTCTACAACAATTCCAGAATGCTGCATTTTCTTACAGCTGTTGTG GGCTCCACCTGTGATGTGAGGGTGAAGAATGGCACCACCTACGAAGGTATCTTCAAGACTCTGAGCTCCAAG TTTGAATTAGCAGTAGACGCTGTACACCGGAAAGCATCTGAGCCAGCAGGTGGCCCTCGTCGGGAAGACATTGTGGACACCATGGTGTTTAAGCCAAGCGATGTCATGCTCGTCCACTTCCGAAATGTTGACTTCAATTATGCTACTAAAG ATAAGTTCACTGATTCAGCCATTGCCATGAACTCGAAGGTGAACGGGGAGCACAAAGAGAAGGTGCTTCAGCGCTGGGAAGGGGGCGACAGCAACAGCGATGACTATGACCTGGAATCGGACATG tCCAACGGCTGGGACCCCAACGAAATGTTCAGGTTCAACGAGGAGAACTATGGTGTGAAGACCACGTATGACAGCAGTCTTTCTTCGTACAC GGTGCCCTTGGAGAAGGACAACTCAGAAGAGTTTCGTCAGCGGGAGCTGCGTGCAGCCCAGTTGGCTCGGGAGATTGAATCGAGCCCCCAGTACCGCCTGCGGATTGCCATGGAGAATGACGACGGGCGCACGGAGGAGGAGAAGCACAGCGCGGTGCAGCGGCAGGGCTCGGGCCGGGAGAGCCCCGGCTTGGCGGCACG GGAGGGAAAGTACATCCCTCTACCCCAGCGAGTTCGGGAAGGTCCCCGGGGAGGAGTTCGATGCAGTAGTTCCCGGGGTGGCCGGCCTGGCCTTAGCTCTTTGCCACCTCGTGGCCCTCACCACCTTGACAGTAGCAGCCCCGGCCCGGGTTCTGAGACGCGTGGTATCAATGGAG gcccTTCCCGCATGTCCCCTAAGGCACAGCGGCCCCTGAGAGGTGGTGCCAAGACTCTGTCTTCACCCAGCAGTAGGCCTTCTGGAGAAGCTTCTGTTGCGCCGCCTCCTGCAG ctttccctttccttccagtgGGCCGGATGTACCCCCCGCGCTCTCCCAAGTCGGCTGCTCCTGCCCCAGTCTCCGCTTCCTGTCCTGATGCCCCCACGGGCTCAGCAGTACCGACCTCTTCAGCTTCCGTCCCTGTGACATCATCGGTTGTGGATCCTGCAGTAGGCTCCATTTCCCCTGCTTCTCCAAAGATCTCATTGGCCCCCACAGATG TAAAAGAACTTCCAGCCAAGGAACCTGGGAGAACTCTGGAGTCCCAGGAGCTGTCCCGGATAGCTGGGAAAG TTCCTGGCCTTCAGAACGAACAGAAACGCTTTCAACTGGAAGAACTGAGGAAATTTGGGGCCCAGTTTAAG CTGCAGCCCGGCGGCTCCCCTGACTCCGGCCTGGATCCGTTTCCTCCGCGGGTCGTAAAGGAGGAGgccaaaggaagagaggaggaggttgGCGGTCTGTTGACTTCGGAGCCCGTGGGGTCCCCAGTCCCCTCGAAGACAGAGTCCGCGTCAGACAAGGAAGACAAGCCGCCACTGCCGCCGGCGGGGGGCACGGAGGGCCCCGAGCCGCCCCCGCCACCTTGCCCAAGCCAAACGGGCAGCCCCCCGGTGGGCCTCCTCAAGGGAGAGGACAAGGATGAGGGCCCCGTCGCCGA acAAGTGAAGAAGTCAACACTGAACCCCAACGCCAAGGAGTTCAATCCCACAAAGCCTCTGCTGTCTGTG AATAAATCCACCAGTACCCCCACTTCTCCGGGGCCCCGGACTCATTCTACTCCCTCCATCCCGGTGCTGACAGCAGGCCAGAGTGGGCTCTACAGCCCCCAGTACATTTCCTACATACCTCAGATCCATATGGGACCGGCTGTCCAG GCCCCTCAGATGTATCCGTACCCTGTATCCAATTCTGTGCCCGGACAGCAGGGCAAATACCGGGGAGCAAAAG gctccctgcccccccagcgCTCGGACCAACACCAGCCAGCCTCAGCCCCTCCGATGATGCAggccgctgccgccgccggcCCACCTCTGGTGGCTGCCACGCCGTACTCTTCCTACATCCCCTACACCCCGCAGCAGTTCCCCGGCCAGCCCGCCATGATGCAGCCCATGGCCCACTACCCCTCGCAG CCGGTGTTTGCCCCCATGCTTCAGAGCAACCCACGCATGCTGACGTCGGGGAGCCATCCCCAGGCCATCGTGTCGTCCTCCACCCCTCAGTACCCTTCTGCAGAGCAGCCCACCCCCCAAGCCctctatg CCACTGTTCACCAGTCCTATCCACACCACGCCACGCAGCTCCATGCCCACCAGCCGCAGCCGGCCACCACGCCTACTGGGAGCCAGCCGCAGTCGCAGCATGCGGCCCCCAGTCCCGTCCAG CACCAGGCGGGGCAGGCCCCACACCTGGGCAGTGGACAGCCACAGCAGAATCTgtaccacccaggggccctgacagGCACGCCGCCTTCTCTGCCACCGGGACCTTCTGCCCAGTCCCCTCAGAGCAGCTTCCCCCAGCCAGCCGCTGTGTATGCCATCCATGCCCACCAGCAGCTGCCCCACGGCTTCACCAACATGGCCCACGTTACCCAG GCCCATGTCCAAACTGGAATCACAGCAGCCCCGCCCCCTCACCCTGGGGCTCCCCACCCgccccaggtgatgctgctgcaCCCACCCCAGAGCCATGGGGGCCCCCCCCAAGGCGCGGTGCCCCAGAGTGGGGTGCCTGCACTCTCAGCTTCCACACCCTCACCCTACCCCTACATCGGACACCCCCAAGGTGAGCAGCCTGGCCAGGCGCCTGGATTTCCAGGAGGACCCGATGACAGGATTCGTGAGTTCTCGTTAGCTGGGGGCATGTGGCATGGAAGAGCCGACGGGCTGCCGGTGGGGCAGGATGCTCGGGTTctgggaggggagtga
- the ATXN2L gene encoding ataxin-2-like protein isoform X11, with amino-acid sequence MLKPQPPQQTSQPQQPPPTPQAAARRPPGGASPPNGGLPGPLASSSAPAGPPAAASPCLGPAAAAGSGLRRGAEGIVAPQPPPPQQHQERPGAAAVGSARGQSTGKGPPQSPVFEGVYNNSRMLHFLTAVVGSTCDVRVKNGTTYEGIFKTLSSKFELAVDAVHRKASEPAGGPRREDIVDTMVFKPSDVMLVHFRNVDFNYATKDKFTDSAIAMNSKVNGEHKEKVLQRWEGGDSNSDDYDLESDMSNGWDPNEMFRFNEENYGVKTTYDSSLSSYTVPLEKDNSEEFRQRELRAAQLAREIESSPQYRLRIAMENDDGRTEEEKHSAVQRQGSGRESPGLAAREGKYIPLPQRVREGPRGGVRCSSSRGGRPGLSSLPPRGPHHLDSSSPGPGSETRGINGGPSRMSPKAQRPLRGGAKTLSSPSSRPSGEASVAPPPAVGRMYPPRSPKSAAPAPVSASCPDAPTGSAVPTSSASVPVTSSVVDPAVGSISPASPKISLAPTDVKELPAKEPGRTLESQELSRIAGKVPGLQNEQKRFQLEELRKFGAQFKLQPGGSPDSGLDPFPPRVVKEEAKGREEEVGGLLTSEPVGSPVPSKTESASDKEDKPPLPPAGGTEGPEPPPPPCPSQTGSPPVGLLKGEDKDEGPVAEQVKKSTLNPNAKEFNPTKPLLSVNKSTSTPTSPGPRTHSTPSIPVLTAGQSGLYSPQYISYIPQIHMGPAVQAPQMYPYPVSNSVPGQQGKYRGAKGSLPPQRSDQHQPASAPPMMQAAAAAGPPLVAATPYSSYIPYTPQQFPGQPAMMQPMAHYPSQPVFAPMLQSNPRMLTSGSHPQAIVSSSTPQYPSAEQPTPQALYATVHQSYPHHATQLHAHQPQPATTPTGSQPQSQHAAPSPVQHQAGQAPHLGSGQPQQNLYHPGALTGTPPSLPPGPSAQSPQSSFPQPAAVYAIHAHQQLPHGFTNMAHVTQAHVQTGITAAPPPHPGAPHPPQVMLLHPPQSHGGPPQGAVPQSGVPALSASTPSPYPYIGHPQVQSHPSQQLPFQPPGN; translated from the exons ATGTTGAAGCCTCAGCCGCCACAACAGacctcccagccccagcagccgCCCCCCACGCCACAGGCCGCGGCCCGCCGGCCTCCCGGGGGCGCCAGCCCTCCCAACGGCGGCCTCCCGGGGCCCCTGGCCTCCAGCTCGGCTCCCGCAGGGCCTCCCGCGGCCGCTTCGCCCTGCCTGGGGCCTGCAGCCGCCGCCGGGAGCGGGCTCCGCCGGGGAGCCGAGGGCATCGTGGCGCCGCAGCCCCCGCCGCCGCAGCAGCATCAGGAGAGGCCGGGGGCTGCGGCTGTCGGCAGCGCCAG gGGACAGAGCACAGGAAAGGGACCCCCACAGTCTCCG GTGTTCGAGGGTGTCTACAACAATTCCAGAATGCTGCATTTTCTTACAGCTGTTGTG GGCTCCACCTGTGATGTGAGGGTGAAGAATGGCACCACCTACGAAGGTATCTTCAAGACTCTGAGCTCCAAG TTTGAATTAGCAGTAGACGCTGTACACCGGAAAGCATCTGAGCCAGCAGGTGGCCCTCGTCGGGAAGACATTGTGGACACCATGGTGTTTAAGCCAAGCGATGTCATGCTCGTCCACTTCCGAAATGTTGACTTCAATTATGCTACTAAAG ATAAGTTCACTGATTCAGCCATTGCCATGAACTCGAAGGTGAACGGGGAGCACAAAGAGAAGGTGCTTCAGCGCTGGGAAGGGGGCGACAGCAACAGCGATGACTATGACCTGGAATCGGACATG tCCAACGGCTGGGACCCCAACGAAATGTTCAGGTTCAACGAGGAGAACTATGGTGTGAAGACCACGTATGACAGCAGTCTTTCTTCGTACAC GGTGCCCTTGGAGAAGGACAACTCAGAAGAGTTTCGTCAGCGGGAGCTGCGTGCAGCCCAGTTGGCTCGGGAGATTGAATCGAGCCCCCAGTACCGCCTGCGGATTGCCATGGAGAATGACGACGGGCGCACGGAGGAGGAGAAGCACAGCGCGGTGCAGCGGCAGGGCTCGGGCCGGGAGAGCCCCGGCTTGGCGGCACG GGAGGGAAAGTACATCCCTCTACCCCAGCGAGTTCGGGAAGGTCCCCGGGGAGGAGTTCGATGCAGTAGTTCCCGGGGTGGCCGGCCTGGCCTTAGCTCTTTGCCACCTCGTGGCCCTCACCACCTTGACAGTAGCAGCCCCGGCCCGGGTTCTGAGACGCGTGGTATCAATGGAG gcccTTCCCGCATGTCCCCTAAGGCACAGCGGCCCCTGAGAGGTGGTGCCAAGACTCTGTCTTCACCCAGCAGTAGGCCTTCTGGAGAAGCTTCTGTTGCGCCGCCTCCTGCAG tgGGCCGGATGTACCCCCCGCGCTCTCCCAAGTCGGCTGCTCCTGCCCCAGTCTCCGCTTCCTGTCCTGATGCCCCCACGGGCTCAGCAGTACCGACCTCTTCAGCTTCCGTCCCTGTGACATCATCGGTTGTGGATCCTGCAGTAGGCTCCATTTCCCCTGCTTCTCCAAAGATCTCATTGGCCCCCACAGATG TAAAAGAACTTCCAGCCAAGGAACCTGGGAGAACTCTGGAGTCCCAGGAGCTGTCCCGGATAGCTGGGAAAG TTCCTGGCCTTCAGAACGAACAGAAACGCTTTCAACTGGAAGAACTGAGGAAATTTGGGGCCCAGTTTAAG CTGCAGCCCGGCGGCTCCCCTGACTCCGGCCTGGATCCGTTTCCTCCGCGGGTCGTAAAGGAGGAGgccaaaggaagagaggaggaggttgGCGGTCTGTTGACTTCGGAGCCCGTGGGGTCCCCAGTCCCCTCGAAGACAGAGTCCGCGTCAGACAAGGAAGACAAGCCGCCACTGCCGCCGGCGGGGGGCACGGAGGGCCCCGAGCCGCCCCCGCCACCTTGCCCAAGCCAAACGGGCAGCCCCCCGGTGGGCCTCCTCAAGGGAGAGGACAAGGATGAGGGCCCCGTCGCCGA acAAGTGAAGAAGTCAACACTGAACCCCAACGCCAAGGAGTTCAATCCCACAAAGCCTCTGCTGTCTGTG AATAAATCCACCAGTACCCCCACTTCTCCGGGGCCCCGGACTCATTCTACTCCCTCCATCCCGGTGCTGACAGCAGGCCAGAGTGGGCTCTACAGCCCCCAGTACATTTCCTACATACCTCAGATCCATATGGGACCGGCTGTCCAG GCCCCTCAGATGTATCCGTACCCTGTATCCAATTCTGTGCCCGGACAGCAGGGCAAATACCGGGGAGCAAAAG gctccctgcccccccagcgCTCGGACCAACACCAGCCAGCCTCAGCCCCTCCGATGATGCAggccgctgccgccgccggcCCACCTCTGGTGGCTGCCACGCCGTACTCTTCCTACATCCCCTACACCCCGCAGCAGTTCCCCGGCCAGCCCGCCATGATGCAGCCCATGGCCCACTACCCCTCGCAG CCGGTGTTTGCCCCCATGCTTCAGAGCAACCCACGCATGCTGACGTCGGGGAGCCATCCCCAGGCCATCGTGTCGTCCTCCACCCCTCAGTACCCTTCTGCAGAGCAGCCCACCCCCCAAGCCctctatg CCACTGTTCACCAGTCCTATCCACACCACGCCACGCAGCTCCATGCCCACCAGCCGCAGCCGGCCACCACGCCTACTGGGAGCCAGCCGCAGTCGCAGCATGCGGCCCCCAGTCCCGTCCAG CACCAGGCGGGGCAGGCCCCACACCTGGGCAGTGGACAGCCACAGCAGAATCTgtaccacccaggggccctgacagGCACGCCGCCTTCTCTGCCACCGGGACCTTCTGCCCAGTCCCCTCAGAGCAGCTTCCCCCAGCCAGCCGCTGTGTATGCCATCCATGCCCACCAGCAGCTGCCCCACGGCTTCACCAACATGGCCCACGTTACCCAG GCCCATGTCCAAACTGGAATCACAGCAGCCCCGCCCCCTCACCCTGGGGCTCCCCACCCgccccaggtgatgctgctgcaCCCACCCCAGAGCCATGGGGGCCCCCCCCAAGGCGCGGTGCCCCAGAGTGGGGTGCCTGCACTCTCAGCTTCCACACCCTCACCCTACCCCTACATCGGACACCCCCAAG TTCAGTCTCATCCCTCCCAGCAGCTCCCCTTCCAACCCCCGGGGAACTGA
- the ATXN2L gene encoding ataxin-2-like protein isoform X12 yields the protein MLKPQPPQQTSQPQQPPPTPQAAARRPPGGASPPNGGLPGPLASSSAPAGPPAAASPCLGPAAAAGSGLRRGAEGIVAPQPPPPQQHQERPGAAAVGSARGQSTGKGPPQSPVFEGVYNNSRMLHFLTAVVGSTCDVRVKNGTTYEGIFKTLSSKFELAVDAVHRKASEPAGGPRREDIVDTMVFKPSDVMLVHFRNVDFNYATKDKFTDSAIAMNSKVNGEHKEKVLQRWEGGDSNSDDYDLESDMSNGWDPNEMFRFNEENYGVKTTYDSSLSSYTVPLEKDNSEEFRQRELRAAQLAREIESSPQYRLRIAMENDDGRTEEEKHSAVQRQGSGRESPGLAAREGKYIPLPQRVREGPRGGVRCSSSRGGRPGLSSLPPRGPHHLDSSSPGPGSETRGINGGPSRMSPKAQRPLRGGAKTLSSPSSRPSGEASVAPPPAVGRMYPPRSPKSAAPAPVSASCPDAPTGSAVPTSSASVPVTSSVVDPAVGSISPASPKISLAPTDVKELPAKEPGRTLESQELSRIAGKVPGLQNEQKRFQLEELRKFGAQFKLQPGGSPDSGLDPFPPRVVKEEAKGREEEVGGLLTSEPVGSPVPSKTESASDKEDKPPLPPAGGTEGPEPPPPPCPSQTGSPPVGLLKGEDKDEGPVAEQVKKSTLNPNAKEFNPTKPLLSVNKSTSTPTSPGPRTHSTPSIPVLTAGQSGLYSPQYISYIPQIHMGPAVQAPQMYPYPVSNSVPGQQGKYRGAKGSLPPQRSDQHQPASAPPMMQAAAAAGPPLVAATPYSSYIPYTPQQFPGQPAMMQPMAHYPSQPVFAPMLQSNPRMLTSGSHPQAIVSSSTPQYPSAEQPTPQALYATVHQSYPHHATQLHAHQPQPATTPTGSQPQSQHAAPSPVQHQAGQAPHLGSGQPQQNLYHPGALTGTPPSLPPGPSAQSPQSSFPQPAAVYAIHAHQQLPHGFTNMAHVTQAHVQTGITAAPPPHPGAPHPPQVMLLHPPQSHGGPPQGAVPQSGVPALSASTPSPYPYIGHPQAPLPTPGELKIVLAAT from the exons ATGTTGAAGCCTCAGCCGCCACAACAGacctcccagccccagcagccgCCCCCCACGCCACAGGCCGCGGCCCGCCGGCCTCCCGGGGGCGCCAGCCCTCCCAACGGCGGCCTCCCGGGGCCCCTGGCCTCCAGCTCGGCTCCCGCAGGGCCTCCCGCGGCCGCTTCGCCCTGCCTGGGGCCTGCAGCCGCCGCCGGGAGCGGGCTCCGCCGGGGAGCCGAGGGCATCGTGGCGCCGCAGCCCCCGCCGCCGCAGCAGCATCAGGAGAGGCCGGGGGCTGCGGCTGTCGGCAGCGCCAG gGGACAGAGCACAGGAAAGGGACCCCCACAGTCTCCG GTGTTCGAGGGTGTCTACAACAATTCCAGAATGCTGCATTTTCTTACAGCTGTTGTG GGCTCCACCTGTGATGTGAGGGTGAAGAATGGCACCACCTACGAAGGTATCTTCAAGACTCTGAGCTCCAAG TTTGAATTAGCAGTAGACGCTGTACACCGGAAAGCATCTGAGCCAGCAGGTGGCCCTCGTCGGGAAGACATTGTGGACACCATGGTGTTTAAGCCAAGCGATGTCATGCTCGTCCACTTCCGAAATGTTGACTTCAATTATGCTACTAAAG ATAAGTTCACTGATTCAGCCATTGCCATGAACTCGAAGGTGAACGGGGAGCACAAAGAGAAGGTGCTTCAGCGCTGGGAAGGGGGCGACAGCAACAGCGATGACTATGACCTGGAATCGGACATG tCCAACGGCTGGGACCCCAACGAAATGTTCAGGTTCAACGAGGAGAACTATGGTGTGAAGACCACGTATGACAGCAGTCTTTCTTCGTACAC GGTGCCCTTGGAGAAGGACAACTCAGAAGAGTTTCGTCAGCGGGAGCTGCGTGCAGCCCAGTTGGCTCGGGAGATTGAATCGAGCCCCCAGTACCGCCTGCGGATTGCCATGGAGAATGACGACGGGCGCACGGAGGAGGAGAAGCACAGCGCGGTGCAGCGGCAGGGCTCGGGCCGGGAGAGCCCCGGCTTGGCGGCACG GGAGGGAAAGTACATCCCTCTACCCCAGCGAGTTCGGGAAGGTCCCCGGGGAGGAGTTCGATGCAGTAGTTCCCGGGGTGGCCGGCCTGGCCTTAGCTCTTTGCCACCTCGTGGCCCTCACCACCTTGACAGTAGCAGCCCCGGCCCGGGTTCTGAGACGCGTGGTATCAATGGAG gcccTTCCCGCATGTCCCCTAAGGCACAGCGGCCCCTGAGAGGTGGTGCCAAGACTCTGTCTTCACCCAGCAGTAGGCCTTCTGGAGAAGCTTCTGTTGCGCCGCCTCCTGCAG tgGGCCGGATGTACCCCCCGCGCTCTCCCAAGTCGGCTGCTCCTGCCCCAGTCTCCGCTTCCTGTCCTGATGCCCCCACGGGCTCAGCAGTACCGACCTCTTCAGCTTCCGTCCCTGTGACATCATCGGTTGTGGATCCTGCAGTAGGCTCCATTTCCCCTGCTTCTCCAAAGATCTCATTGGCCCCCACAGATG TAAAAGAACTTCCAGCCAAGGAACCTGGGAGAACTCTGGAGTCCCAGGAGCTGTCCCGGATAGCTGGGAAAG TTCCTGGCCTTCAGAACGAACAGAAACGCTTTCAACTGGAAGAACTGAGGAAATTTGGGGCCCAGTTTAAG CTGCAGCCCGGCGGCTCCCCTGACTCCGGCCTGGATCCGTTTCCTCCGCGGGTCGTAAAGGAGGAGgccaaaggaagagaggaggaggttgGCGGTCTGTTGACTTCGGAGCCCGTGGGGTCCCCAGTCCCCTCGAAGACAGAGTCCGCGTCAGACAAGGAAGACAAGCCGCCACTGCCGCCGGCGGGGGGCACGGAGGGCCCCGAGCCGCCCCCGCCACCTTGCCCAAGCCAAACGGGCAGCCCCCCGGTGGGCCTCCTCAAGGGAGAGGACAAGGATGAGGGCCCCGTCGCCGA acAAGTGAAGAAGTCAACACTGAACCCCAACGCCAAGGAGTTCAATCCCACAAAGCCTCTGCTGTCTGTG AATAAATCCACCAGTACCCCCACTTCTCCGGGGCCCCGGACTCATTCTACTCCCTCCATCCCGGTGCTGACAGCAGGCCAGAGTGGGCTCTACAGCCCCCAGTACATTTCCTACATACCTCAGATCCATATGGGACCGGCTGTCCAG GCCCCTCAGATGTATCCGTACCCTGTATCCAATTCTGTGCCCGGACAGCAGGGCAAATACCGGGGAGCAAAAG gctccctgcccccccagcgCTCGGACCAACACCAGCCAGCCTCAGCCCCTCCGATGATGCAggccgctgccgccgccggcCCACCTCTGGTGGCTGCCACGCCGTACTCTTCCTACATCCCCTACACCCCGCAGCAGTTCCCCGGCCAGCCCGCCATGATGCAGCCCATGGCCCACTACCCCTCGCAG CCGGTGTTTGCCCCCATGCTTCAGAGCAACCCACGCATGCTGACGTCGGGGAGCCATCCCCAGGCCATCGTGTCGTCCTCCACCCCTCAGTACCCTTCTGCAGAGCAGCCCACCCCCCAAGCCctctatg CCACTGTTCACCAGTCCTATCCACACCACGCCACGCAGCTCCATGCCCACCAGCCGCAGCCGGCCACCACGCCTACTGGGAGCCAGCCGCAGTCGCAGCATGCGGCCCCCAGTCCCGTCCAG CACCAGGCGGGGCAGGCCCCACACCTGGGCAGTGGACAGCCACAGCAGAATCTgtaccacccaggggccctgacagGCACGCCGCCTTCTCTGCCACCGGGACCTTCTGCCCAGTCCCCTCAGAGCAGCTTCCCCCAGCCAGCCGCTGTGTATGCCATCCATGCCCACCAGCAGCTGCCCCACGGCTTCACCAACATGGCCCACGTTACCCAG GCCCATGTCCAAACTGGAATCACAGCAGCCCCGCCCCCTCACCCTGGGGCTCCCCACCCgccccaggtgatgctgctgcaCCCACCCCAGAGCCATGGGGGCCCCCCCCAAGGCGCGGTGCCCCAGAGTGGGGTGCCTGCACTCTCAGCTTCCACACCCTCACCCTACCCCTACATCGGACACCCCCAAG CTCCCCTTCCAACCCCCGGGGAACTGAAGATTGTCCTGGCCGCGACCTGA